In a single window of the Gossypium hirsutum isolate 1008001.06 chromosome D02, Gossypium_hirsutum_v2.1, whole genome shotgun sequence genome:
- the LOC107934467 gene encoding selenium-binding protein 1 isoform X1, giving the protein MGEETECCRTKGPGYETPLKAMSGPKEALLYVTCVYTGTGREKPDFLATVDVDPNSPTYSKVIHRLSMPYVGDELHHSGWNACSSCHGDPSADRRFLILPSLVSGRVYVIDTQKNPKAPSLQKVVQPEDIVKNTGLAYPHTSHCLASGDIMISCLGDKDGNAKGNGFLLLDSEFNVKGRWEKPGHSPMFGYDFWYQPRHKTMISSSWGAPVAFTKGFDLQHVTDGLYGRHLHVYSWPDGELKQTLDLGDTGLIPLETRFLHDPSKDTGYVGCALTSNMVRFFKTKDGSWSHEVAISVKPLKVQNWILPEMPGLITDFLISLDDRFLYFANWLHGDVRQYNIEDPKNPVLVGQVWVGGLIQKGSPVVAMTEDGKTWQSDVPEIQGHRLRGGPQMIQLSLDGKRLYVTNSLFSAWDRQFYPELLEKGSHMLQIDVNTEEGGLKTNPNFFVDFGAEPDGPSLAHEMRYPGGDCTSDIWT; this is encoded by the exons ATGGGTGAAGAAACTGAGTGTTGCAGAACAAAAGGACCAGGATATGAAACTCCACTGAAAGCCATGTCTGGTCCTAAAGAAGCTCTTCTTTATGTTACTTGTGTTTATACTG GAACAGGAAGAGAGAAGCCTGATTTCTTGGCAACGGTTGATGTAGATCCGAACTCACCAACTTATTCTAAAGTCATCCACAGGCTATCTATGCCGTATGTAGGTGATGAACTACATCACTCTGGGTGGAATGCTTGCAGCTCTTGCCATGGTGATCCGTCGGCCGATCGACGTTTTCTGATCCTTCCTTCATTGGT ATCGGGTCGTGTCTATGTGATTGACACACAAAAGAATCCCAAGGCTCCGTCGTTGCAGAAAGTGGTGCAGCCGGAGGATATCGTTAAGAACACCGGTCTAGCGTATCCGCACACGTCTCACTGCCTTGCTTCCGGAGATATAATGATTTCGTGTCTCGGAGATAAAGATGGGAATGCCAAAGGGAACGGATTTCTTCTCCTTGACTCCGAATTCAACGTTAAAGGGAG GTGGGAGAAACCGGGGCATAGTCCTATGTTCGGCTACGATTTTTGGTACCAACCTCGACATAAAACAATGATCAGCTCATCATGGGGTGCTCCTGTTGCCTTCACCAAAGGTTTCGATCTTCAGCATGTCACGGATGGTCTGTATGGGAGACATCTGCATGTGTATAGTTGGCCTGATGGTGAACTTAAACAAACGTTGGATCTAGGTGACACCGGTCTCATACCCTTAGAG ACAAGATTCCTGCATGATCCTTCTAAAGATACAGGGTACGTTGGGTGCGCCTTAACAAGTAACATGGTTCGGTTTTTCAAAACCAAAGACGGATCATGGAGTCATGAG GTGGCAATCTCAGTGAAACCATTGAAGGTGCAAAACTGGATTCTTCCCGAAATGCCCGGACTTATAACCGACTTCCTAATCTCTCTCGATGATCGTTTTCTGTATTTCGCCAACTGGCTGCACGGAGATGTCCGACAATACAACATCGAGGACCCCAAAAACCCGGTCTTGGTCGGCCAAGTATGGGTTGGAGGATTGATCCAAAAGGGAAGCCCTGTAGTGGCTATGACTGAAGATGGTAAAACATGGCAATCCGATGTTCCGGAAATCCAG GGACATCGCCTAAGAGGAGGACCACAGATGATCCAATTGAGCCTAGACGGTAAACGATTATACGTGACGAACTCTCTATTCAGCGCATGGGATCGACAATTCTATCCAGAACTCTTGGAGAAAGGTTCCCACATGTTGCAGATCGATGTCAACACCGAGGAAGGCGGTCTTAAAACAAACCCAAACTTCTTTGTCGATTTTGGAGCCGAACCTGATGGACCTTCCCTGGCTCATGAGATGAGATATCCAGGTGGTGACTGCACTTCAGATATATGGACTTAA
- the LOC107934468 gene encoding selenium-binding protein 1, translating to MGEKMGCCKRTGPGYATPLEAMSGPKETIIYVNCIYNGTGRKKPDFLATVDVDPNSPTYSKVIHRLSMPYIGDELHHSGWNACSSCHGDPSTTRRFLILPSVVSGRVYVIDTQKNPRAPSLHKVVESEDIVEQTGLAYPHTSHCLASGDIMISCLGDKDGNAKGNGFLLLDSEFNVKGRWEKPGHSPLFSYDFWYQPRHKTMIGSSLGAPATFTRGFNIQHVKDGLYARHLHVYSWPDGELKQTLDLGETGLTPLEMRFLHDPCKDTGYVGCAYTSNIVRFFKTEDGSWSHEVVISVKPLKVQNWILPELPGFITDILISIDDRFLYFINWLQGDIRQYNIEDPKNPVLVGQVYVGGLVQKGSPVVAVTEDGKTWQSNVPEIQGHRLRGGPNMIQLSLDGKRLYATNSLFSTWDRQFYPELVEKGSHMLQIDVDTVKGGLKINPNFFIDFGAEPDGPCMAHEMRYPGGDCTSDIWI from the exons atgggGGAAAAAATGGGGTGTTGTAAGAGAACAGGACCTGGATATGCAACTCCATTGGAAGCCATGTCTGGTCCTAAAGAAACCATTATTTATGTTAATTGTATTTATAATG GAACTGGAAGAAAGAAGCCTGATTTCCTAGCAACAGTTGATGTAGATCCAAACTCGCCAACTTATTCTAAAGTCATCCACAGGCTATCTATGCCATATATAGGTGATGAACTACATCACTCAGGATGGAATGCATGCAGCTCTTGTCATGGTGATCCATCGACCACTCGACGTTTTCTAATCTTGCCTTCCGTCGT GTCTGGTCGTGTTTATGTGATTGACACACAGAAGAATCCCAGGGCTCCCTCTTTGCATAAAGTGGTAGAATCTGAGGATATCGTCGAGCAGACCGGCTTAGCGTATCCGCACACGTCGCATTGCCTTGCTTCCGGGGATATAATGATATCGTGCCTCGGTGACAAAGATGGAAATGCTAAAGGGAATGGATTTCTCCTCCTTGATTCCGAATTCAACGTCAAAGGGAG GTGGGAGAAACCAGGGCATAGTCCTCTGTTTAGCTACGATTTTTGGTACCAACCTCGACATAAAACCATGATCGGCTCGTCATTGGGCGCTCCGGCTACCTTCACCCGAGGTTTCAATATCCAGCATGTTAAAGATGGTTTGTATGCTAGACATTTGCATGTGTATAGCTGGCCTGATGGTGAACTTAAACAAACGTTGGACCTCGGTGAAACTGGTCTCACACCCTTAGAG aTGAGATTCTTGCACGATCCATGTAAAGATACAGGGTACGTTGGGTGTGCCTACACGAGTAACATCGTTCGGTTTTTCAAAACCGAAGACGGATCATGGAGCCATGAG GTGGTAATCTCAGTGAAACCATTGAAGGTACAAAATTGGATACTTCCCGAATTGCCTGGATTTATAACCGACATCTTAATCTCAATCGACGATCGGTTTCTGTATTTTATCAACTGGTTGCAAGGAGATATCCGACAATATAACATTGAGGACCCCAAAAATCCGGTCTTGGTTGGCCAAGTATACGTTGGAGGATTGGTTCAAAAAGGAAGCCCTGTAGTGGCTGTGACAGAAGACGGCAAAACATGGCAATCCAATGTTCCGGAAATCCAG GGACATCGATTAAGAGGGGGACCGAATATGATCCAGTTGAGCCTAGACGGTAAGCGACTATATGCGACGAACTCGTTATTCAGCACATGGGATCGACAATTCTATCCGGAACTTGTGGAGAAAGGTTCCCACATGTTGCAGATCGACGTCGACACCGTGAAAGGCGGTCTTAAAATAAACCCGAACTTTTTCATCGATTTTGGAGCTGAACCTGATGGTCCTTGTATGGCTCATGAGATGAGATATCCAGGTGGTGATTGCACTTCAGATATTTGGATTTAG
- the LOC107934467 gene encoding selenium-binding protein 1 isoform X2 gives MGEETECCRTKGPGYETPLKAMSGPKEALLYVTCVYTGREKPDFLATVDVDPNSPTYSKVIHRLSMPYVGDELHHSGWNACSSCHGDPSADRRFLILPSLVSGRVYVIDTQKNPKAPSLQKVVQPEDIVKNTGLAYPHTSHCLASGDIMISCLGDKDGNAKGNGFLLLDSEFNVKGRWEKPGHSPMFGYDFWYQPRHKTMISSSWGAPVAFTKGFDLQHVTDGLYGRHLHVYSWPDGELKQTLDLGDTGLIPLETRFLHDPSKDTGYVGCALTSNMVRFFKTKDGSWSHEVAISVKPLKVQNWILPEMPGLITDFLISLDDRFLYFANWLHGDVRQYNIEDPKNPVLVGQVWVGGLIQKGSPVVAMTEDGKTWQSDVPEIQGHRLRGGPQMIQLSLDGKRLYVTNSLFSAWDRQFYPELLEKGSHMLQIDVNTEEGGLKTNPNFFVDFGAEPDGPSLAHEMRYPGGDCTSDIWT, from the exons ATGGGTGAAGAAACTGAGTGTTGCAGAACAAAAGGACCAGGATATGAAACTCCACTGAAAGCCATGTCTGGTCCTAAAGAAGCTCTTCTTTATGTTACTTGTGTTTATACTG GAAGAGAGAAGCCTGATTTCTTGGCAACGGTTGATGTAGATCCGAACTCACCAACTTATTCTAAAGTCATCCACAGGCTATCTATGCCGTATGTAGGTGATGAACTACATCACTCTGGGTGGAATGCTTGCAGCTCTTGCCATGGTGATCCGTCGGCCGATCGACGTTTTCTGATCCTTCCTTCATTGGT ATCGGGTCGTGTCTATGTGATTGACACACAAAAGAATCCCAAGGCTCCGTCGTTGCAGAAAGTGGTGCAGCCGGAGGATATCGTTAAGAACACCGGTCTAGCGTATCCGCACACGTCTCACTGCCTTGCTTCCGGAGATATAATGATTTCGTGTCTCGGAGATAAAGATGGGAATGCCAAAGGGAACGGATTTCTTCTCCTTGACTCCGAATTCAACGTTAAAGGGAG GTGGGAGAAACCGGGGCATAGTCCTATGTTCGGCTACGATTTTTGGTACCAACCTCGACATAAAACAATGATCAGCTCATCATGGGGTGCTCCTGTTGCCTTCACCAAAGGTTTCGATCTTCAGCATGTCACGGATGGTCTGTATGGGAGACATCTGCATGTGTATAGTTGGCCTGATGGTGAACTTAAACAAACGTTGGATCTAGGTGACACCGGTCTCATACCCTTAGAG ACAAGATTCCTGCATGATCCTTCTAAAGATACAGGGTACGTTGGGTGCGCCTTAACAAGTAACATGGTTCGGTTTTTCAAAACCAAAGACGGATCATGGAGTCATGAG GTGGCAATCTCAGTGAAACCATTGAAGGTGCAAAACTGGATTCTTCCCGAAATGCCCGGACTTATAACCGACTTCCTAATCTCTCTCGATGATCGTTTTCTGTATTTCGCCAACTGGCTGCACGGAGATGTCCGACAATACAACATCGAGGACCCCAAAAACCCGGTCTTGGTCGGCCAAGTATGGGTTGGAGGATTGATCCAAAAGGGAAGCCCTGTAGTGGCTATGACTGAAGATGGTAAAACATGGCAATCCGATGTTCCGGAAATCCAG GGACATCGCCTAAGAGGAGGACCACAGATGATCCAATTGAGCCTAGACGGTAAACGATTATACGTGACGAACTCTCTATTCAGCGCATGGGATCGACAATTCTATCCAGAACTCTTGGAGAAAGGTTCCCACATGTTGCAGATCGATGTCAACACCGAGGAAGGCGGTCTTAAAACAAACCCAAACTTCTTTGTCGATTTTGGAGCCGAACCTGATGGACCTTCCCTGGCTCATGAGATGAGATATCCAGGTGGTGACTGCACTTCAGATATATGGACTTAA
- the LOC107934427 gene encoding protein RALF-like 31, giving the protein MAILKLIFITLTLPLLFLHSYVAVSILELQNALKTSEIDATVRRACSKKLEDCLESEDMESETQRRLLLMQRRYISYETLRRDMVPCQKPGSSYYDCGAAQANPYSRGCEIITRCARGIKGTKT; this is encoded by the coding sequence ATGGCTATTCTCAAACTGATCTTCATCACCCTCACTCTACCCCTTCTTTTCCTTCATTCTTATGTTGCTGTCTCAATTTTAGAGCTCCAAAATGCACTGAAAACCAGTGAAATTGATGCCACGGTGAGAAGGGCTTGTTCCAAAAAGCTTGAAGATTGTTTGGAAAGTGAAGATATGGAATCAGAGACCCAAAGGAGGTTGCTTTTGATGCAAAGAAGGTACATTAGTTATGAAACATTGAGGAGGGACATGGTTCCTTGTCAAAAACCAGGTTCTTCTTATTATGATTGTGGTGCTGCTCAAGCTAATCCTTATAGTAGAGGTTGTGAGATTATTACAAGATGTGCTAGAGGTATCAAAGGTACTAAaacctga
- the LOC107934481 gene encoding heat stress transcription factor A-5 isoform X2 produces MSSAVIHKGFRKIDPERWEFANEDFVKDQRHLLKNIHRRKPIHSHSNPQGSLIDHERAGYEEEIEKLSREKAALEADVLRSEQERSALKHQVEELTQQADQMERRQDTLFNFLEKALQDPAFAEHLFRRIESMDDVVAYNKKRRLPQIDQTKPVGDHSLLDNKSSSTPEFGNVVHLDFSNKLRLELSSAVSEINLVSQSTQSSNEDGESPQRRVSQGEPKDDNIRPQGLLFTPETLDISDTGTSFTFNMDSSFSQRVSMNESPAVHSLQQRLSSNEEPDSHISCQLNLTLASSSLQVNKSPSLTRMSQPSWEIGKVSESRSNANSKDSDSGPFHNSRNMIDGETTLSSSKEGPNTNQEPAAAPVRVNDVFWEQFLTERPGSSDNEEASSNYRANPYEEQDDKRSGHGLARNTKNIEQLSL; encoded by the exons ATGTCTTCTGCTGTGATTCATAAG GGGTTCCGGAAGATTGATCCCGAACGATGGGAATTTGCCAATGAAGATTTCGTGAAAGATCAAAGGCATCTTCTTAAGAATATTCATCGAAGAAAACCTATTCACAGCCATAGTAATCCACAGGGTTCTTTGATAGATCATGAAAGAGCTGGATACGAAGAAGAAATCGAAAAGCTTTCACGTGAGAAAGCTGCACTTGAGGCTGATGTTTTGAGGTCTGAACAAGAGCGGTCAGCTTTGAAGCATCAGGTGGAAGAGCTGACACAACAAGCTGATCAAATGGAGCGTAGGCAAGACACTTTGTTTAACTTCTTAGAAAAGGCTTTACAAGACCCTGCTTTCGCCGAACATCTTTTTCGTAGAATTGAATCTATGGATGATGTTGTGGCATATAATAAGAAAAGGAGACTGCCTCAAATTGATCAAACCAAGCCAGTTGGTGACCATAGTCTTTTGGACAACAAAAGTAGTTCTACACCCGAGTTTGGAAATGTTGTCCACCTCGATTTCTCGAACAAGCTTAGACTAGAATTGTCATCAGCTGTTTCGGAGATTAACTTGGTTTCTCAAAGCACGCAAAGTTCTAATGAAGATGGAGAAAGTCCACAGAGAAGGGTTTCTCAAGGAGAACCAAAAGATGATAATATCAGACCTCAGGGGCTTTTATTCACACCCGAAACATTAGACATTTCTGATACAGGCACATCTTTTACATTCAACATGGATTCATCTTTCTCTCAAAGAGTATCAATGAATGAAAGCCCGGCAGTGCATTCACTGCAACAGAGATTAAGTTCCAATGAAGAACCTGATAGTCATATTTCCTGTCAATTAAATCTAACTCTGGCATCTTCTTCATTGCAAGTCAATAAAAGTCCCAGCTTAACTAGGATGTCCCAACCAAGTTGGGAAATCGGAAAAGTCTCCGAGTCAAGGTCTAATGCCAACAGTAAAGACTCTGATTCTGGACCTTTCCATAATAGCAGAAACATGATTGATGGGGAAACAACATTATCGTCATCGAAAGAAGGCCCTAACACAAATCAGGAGCCTGCCGCTGCTCCGGTTAGAGTAAATGATGTATTCTGGGAACAGTTCCTCACCGAGAGACCAGGTTCCTCTGACAATGAAGAGGCCAGTTCCAATTATCGAGCAAATCCATACGAAGAGCAAGACGACAAAAGGTCAGGCCATGGACTAGCAAGGAATACCAAGAACATCGAGCAGCTTAGTCTTTAG
- the LOC107934481 gene encoding heat stress transcription factor A-5 isoform X1 produces MDPTAPSASVVGGGGGGGGGPAPFLMKTFDMVDDSSTDDIVSWSSNKKSFVVWNPPDFARLLLPTYFKHNNFSSFIRQLNTYGFRKIDPERWEFANEDFVKDQRHLLKNIHRRKPIHSHSNPQGSLIDHERAGYEEEIEKLSREKAALEADVLRSEQERSALKHQVEELTQQADQMERRQDTLFNFLEKALQDPAFAEHLFRRIESMDDVVAYNKKRRLPQIDQTKPVGDHSLLDNKSSSTPEFGNVVHLDFSNKLRLELSSAVSEINLVSQSTQSSNEDGESPQRRVSQGEPKDDNIRPQGLLFTPETLDISDTGTSFTFNMDSSFSQRVSMNESPAVHSLQQRLSSNEEPDSHISCQLNLTLASSSLQVNKSPSLTRMSQPSWEIGKVSESRSNANSKDSDSGPFHNSRNMIDGETTLSSSKEGPNTNQEPAAAPVRVNDVFWEQFLTERPGSSDNEEASSNYRANPYEEQDDKRSGHGLARNTKNIEQLSL; encoded by the exons ATGGACCCAACTGCACCCTCCGCGTCGGTCGTCGGCGGCGGTGGCGGCGGCGGAGGAGGGCCGGCACCTTTCCTTATGAAAACATTCGACATGGTGGACGACTCATCGACCGACGACATCGTTTCATGGAGCTCTAACAAAAAGAGCTTTGTGGTTTGGAACCCTCCTGATTTTGCTCGCCTTTTGCTTCCCACTTATTTCAAGCAcaataatttctccagcttcatCAGGCAGCTTAATACCTAT GGGTTCCGGAAGATTGATCCCGAACGATGGGAATTTGCCAATGAAGATTTCGTGAAAGATCAAAGGCATCTTCTTAAGAATATTCATCGAAGAAAACCTATTCACAGCCATAGTAATCCACAGGGTTCTTTGATAGATCATGAAAGAGCTGGATACGAAGAAGAAATCGAAAAGCTTTCACGTGAGAAAGCTGCACTTGAGGCTGATGTTTTGAGGTCTGAACAAGAGCGGTCAGCTTTGAAGCATCAGGTGGAAGAGCTGACACAACAAGCTGATCAAATGGAGCGTAGGCAAGACACTTTGTTTAACTTCTTAGAAAAGGCTTTACAAGACCCTGCTTTCGCCGAACATCTTTTTCGTAGAATTGAATCTATGGATGATGTTGTGGCATATAATAAGAAAAGGAGACTGCCTCAAATTGATCAAACCAAGCCAGTTGGTGACCATAGTCTTTTGGACAACAAAAGTAGTTCTACACCCGAGTTTGGAAATGTTGTCCACCTCGATTTCTCGAACAAGCTTAGACTAGAATTGTCATCAGCTGTTTCGGAGATTAACTTGGTTTCTCAAAGCACGCAAAGTTCTAATGAAGATGGAGAAAGTCCACAGAGAAGGGTTTCTCAAGGAGAACCAAAAGATGATAATATCAGACCTCAGGGGCTTTTATTCACACCCGAAACATTAGACATTTCTGATACAGGCACATCTTTTACATTCAACATGGATTCATCTTTCTCTCAAAGAGTATCAATGAATGAAAGCCCGGCAGTGCATTCACTGCAACAGAGATTAAGTTCCAATGAAGAACCTGATAGTCATATTTCCTGTCAATTAAATCTAACTCTGGCATCTTCTTCATTGCAAGTCAATAAAAGTCCCAGCTTAACTAGGATGTCCCAACCAAGTTGGGAAATCGGAAAAGTCTCCGAGTCAAGGTCTAATGCCAACAGTAAAGACTCTGATTCTGGACCTTTCCATAATAGCAGAAACATGATTGATGGGGAAACAACATTATCGTCATCGAAAGAAGGCCCTAACACAAATCAGGAGCCTGCCGCTGCTCCGGTTAGAGTAAATGATGTATTCTGGGAACAGTTCCTCACCGAGAGACCAGGTTCCTCTGACAATGAAGAGGCCAGTTCCAATTATCGAGCAAATCCATACGAAGAGCAAGACGACAAAAGGTCAGGCCATGGACTAGCAAGGAATACCAAGAACATCGAGCAGCTTAGTCTTTAG
- the LOC107934470 gene encoding uncharacterized protein, whose product MATAKPENEELQAVKSKAKKDPINDLIFTMLQQNPNPESGIQQATKSLTCLNEQLFRITKTIHEKQFEERQAYNRLYDLNYKEKGFRSIWTNKGKQMAALKRDLDKLTFANGAYKERSINTQGKINSHNLCFRMHHETGNMVKEKKLLKEVNAGLKGLNDSGPSVVEEISDRIWRLRWDIRRNYFIRRPAIRVDEQQVLKEINELKWARDKAFANAPVKGKIWNSLPSKNVIKQQIKAMEEALNEEDRKQHMQIRGEIEVVKREINGVKKSIASLKRQLLDVRRKKGEAYKVILKLIKTQNQPIC is encoded by the exons ATGGCTACTGCAAAACCAGAAAATGAAGAGTTACAGGCTGTTAAGAGCAAAGCCAAGAAGGATCCAATCAATGACTTGATTTTTACAATGCTTCAGCAAAACCCAAATCCAGAATCTGGGATTCAACAAGCTACGAAGTCACTTACATGCTTGAATGAACAATTATTTCGAATCACAAAGACGATACACGAGAAACAG TTCGAAGAACGCCAAGCTTATAATAGGTTATATGATTTGAACTATAAAGAGAAGGGATTTAGAAGTATTTGGACAAATAAAGGGAAGCAAATGGCTGCTTTGAAACGAGATCTCGATAAGCTTACTTTTGCTAATGGTGCTTATAAGGAGAGATCTATCAACACACAAGGCAAGATTAATAGCCAT AATTTGTGTTTCCGAATGCATCATGAAACTGGCAATATGGTGAAAGAAAAGAAGCTCTTGAAAGAGGTGAATGCCGGTCTGAAGGGATTAAACGATTCGGGTCCGTCAGTGGTTGAAGAGATATCCGATCGG ATATGGAGATTGAGGTGGGACATTAGAAGGAACTATTTCATCCGAAGACCTGCAATAAGGGTTGATGAACAACAAGTTCTTAAAGAGATTAATGAGCTCAAATGGGCTAGAGATAAAGCCTTTGCTAATGCTCCTGTAAAGGGGAAGATTTGGAATTCGTTGCCTTCAAAAAATGTCATCAAACAACAAATTAAG GCAATGGAAGAGGCTTTAAATGAAGAAGATAGGAAGCAGCATATGCAGATTAGAGGTGAAATAGAAGTGGTGAAGAGAGAAATAAATGGTGTAAAGAAGAGTATAGCTTCTTTGAAGAGGCAATTGTTGGATGTTCGTAGGAAAAAAGGGGAAGCTTATAAAGTTATTTTGAAGTTAATTAAGACTCAAAATCAACCTATTTGTTAA
- the LOC107934466 gene encoding selenium-binding protein 2 gives MGEEVGCCKRTGTGYGAPLEAMSGPKEALIYVPCVYNGTGREKPDFLATVDVNPNSPTYSKVIHRLSFPYIGDELHHTGWNACSSCHGNPSSDRRFLILPSLLSGRIYVIDTQKNPKAPSLHKVVEPEHIIEKTGLAYPHTSHCLANGDIIISFLGDKDGNAQGNGFLLLDSQFNIKGRWEKPGRKAEFSYDFWYQPRHKTMICSSFGAPLAFTQGFNLKHVEDGFYGRQLFVYDWPDGRLKQTLDLGDNGLISGEIRFLHDPTKDTGYVECVLSSNVVRFFKTQDGSSWSHEVAISVKPLKVQNWILPEMPGLIVGLLISLDDRFLYFVNWFHGDVRQYNIEDPKNPILVGQVYVGGLLQKGGPITAVTEDGKTWQADVPKIQGHCLRGGPCMTQLSLDGKRLYVTNSLFSTWDRQFYPDVIEKGSHMIQIDVDIESGGLKINPDFFVDFGAEPDGPCLAHEMRYPGGDCTSDIWI, from the exons ATGGGTGAAGAAGTAGGGTGTTGCAAGAGAACAGGAACAGGATATGGAGCTCCATTGGAAGCCATGTCTGGTCCTAAAGAAGCTCTTATATATGTTCCTTGTGTTTATAATG GAACTGGAAGAGAGAAGCCAGATTTCTTAGCAACAGTTGATGTAAATCCCAACTCACCAACTTACTCTAAAGTTATACACAGGCTATCTTTTCCATATATAGGTGATGAACTACATCATACGGGGTGGAATGCTTGTAGTTCTTGTCATGGTAATCCATCATCTGATCGACGGTTTCTGATCCTGCCTTCGTTGCT CTCTGGTCGTATCTATGTGATCGACACACAAAAGAACCCCAAGGCTCCCTCGTTGCACAAAGTGGTCGAACCTGAGCACATCATTGAGAAAACCGGCCTGGCATATCCCCACACATCTCACTGCCTTGCCAACGGCGACATAATCATTTCATTTCTCGGCGACAAAGATGGAAATGCCCAAGGCAACGGATTCCTTCTCCTCGATTCCCAGTTCAACATCAAAGGGAG gTGGGAAAAACCAGGGCGTAAAGCTGAGTTTAGCTACGATTTTTGGTACCAACCTCGACATAAAACGATGATCTGCTCATCGTTTGGTGCTCCTTTGGCGTTCAcccaaggttttaaccttaaacaTGTCGAAGACGGTTTCTATGGAAGACAACTGTTTGTGTATGATTGGCCTGATGGCCGGCTCAAACAGACATTGGATCTCGGTGACAATGGTCTTATCTCCGGAGAG ATAAGATTCTTGCATGATCCAACCAAAGACACAGGGTACGTCGAGTGTGTCCTATCAAGCAACGTAGTACGGTTTTTCAAGACCCAAGATGGATCATCATGGAGTCACGAGGTGGCTATCTCGGTGAAACCATTGAAGGTACAAAACTGGATTCTCCCCGAAATGCCCGGACTCATAGTCGGCCTTTTAATCTCTCTCGACGATCGGTTCCTATATTTCGTCAACTGGTTCCACGGCGATGTCCGACAATACAACATTGAAGACCCCAAAAACCCAATCTTGGTCGGCCAAGTATACGTCGGAGGATTGCTTCAAAAGGGCGGCCCCATAACAGCAGTCACAGAAGATGGTAAAACATGGCAAGCCGATGTTCCTAAAATCCAG GGACATTGTCTCAGAGGGGGACCTTGTATGACACAGTTAAGCTTAGATGGGAAACGGCTGTATGTGACGAACTCGTTGTTTAGCACATGGGATCGACAGTTTTACCCTGATGTTATAGAGAAAGGTTCACATATGATACAGATTGATGTGGACATTGAGAGTGGTGGTCTGAAAATAAACCCagatttttttgttgattttggaGCTGAACCTGATGGTCCTTGTTTGGCCCATGAGATGAGATACCCAGGAGGTGATTGTACTTCAGATATTTGGATTTGA